The following proteins come from a genomic window of Nothobranchius furzeri strain GRZ-AD chromosome 1, NfurGRZ-RIMD1, whole genome shotgun sequence:
- the slc26a2 gene encoding sulfate transporter has protein sequence MLHRSDFCMSEQDESESDLQRPLILERAKEEPKKWQTVVSNRLKKHCSCTSKKVKSKLLGFVPILKWLPHYKLRDWILGDAMSGLIVGILLVPQSIAYSLLASQDPIYGLYTSFFASIIYALLGTSKHISVGIFGVLCLLVGQVVDRELALAGYLSESSIDSNSSVLLLLDGQGNSSSGGCDRSCYAISVGATVTFVAGVYQVLMGLFQVGFVSIYLSDSLLSGFATGASLTILTSQFKYLLGLKIPRPQGWFTLFKTWYSLLTNLGDTNICDLITSFVCLVVLIPAKELNDRFKAKLKAPIPFELFVVIIATLASHFGHFNSEYGSGVAGSIPTGFLPPQLPSWILIPNVAVDAFSIAIVGFAITVSLSEMFAKKHGYTVDANQEMYAIGFCNILPSFFCCFSTSAALTKTLVKESTGCQTQISGLVSALVLLLVLLVIAPLFYSLQKCVLAVIIVVNLRGALRKFMDVPRMWRSNQIDASIWLVTMATSALVNTELGIVVGVIVSAFCVVGRTQKAQVLELGRPQVRDHYEHLLSYRGLQTHPGVAVFRYEAPIYYANQSLFKKSLYKSVGFNPVREKIQHLKFKKSKQQEIQDTPKVKSGEKPHKENDAAVTLTFDEKPSRNLRSLVIDCSAVLFLDTAGVNALKEIRKDYKEFEVEIVLAQCNTSVLDSLERGGYYNSKKDGEVGKNNMIFFTILDAVHWVQSLYVPNGVCDAKS, from the exons ATGCTTCATAGAAGTGATTTCTGCATGTCAGAGCAGGATGAATCTGAGTCTGACCTACAGCGACCGCTCATCCTGGAAAGAGCTAAGGAGGAACCAAAGAAATGGCAAACTGTTGTGTCTAATCGTCTCAAGAAACATTGCTCATGCACTTCAAAGAAAGTGAAATCCAAACTACTGGGTTTCGTTCCTATTTTGAAATGGCTTCCACACTACAAACTCAGGGACTGGATTCTGGGAGATGCCATGTCAGGACTTATAGTCGGGATCCTGCTGGTCCCACAGTCCATAGCATACTCCTTATTAGCCAGTCAGGACCCCATTTATGGTCTCTACACTTCTTTCTTTGCATCTATCATTTATGCTCTCCTGGGCACTTCCAAGCACATCTCAGTGGGAATTTTTGGAGTTCTCTGCTTGCTTGTGGGTCAGGTGGTGGATCGGGAATTGGCTTTAGCAGGGTACCTCTCAGAAAGCAGCATTGACAGTAACAGCAGTGTTTTATTGCTGCTGGATGGTCAGGGAAACAGCAGTAGTGGAGGGTGTGACAGAAGCTGCTACGcaatctcagtgggagcaacagtAACCTTCGTTGCAGGAGTTTATCAG GTGCTGATGGGCCTCTTTCAGGTGGGCTTTGTCTCCATCTACCTCTCCGACTCTCTTCTCAGTGGCTTTGCAACAGGGGCGTCTCTGACCATCCTCACTTCCCAGTTTAAGTACCTTCTAGGCCTGAAGATCCCCAGGCCCCAGGGCTGGTTCACTCTGTTTAAGACCTGGTACAGCCTGCTCACCAACCTTGGGGACACCAACATCTGTGACCTAATCACCAGTTTCGTGTGTTTGGTTGTACTGATTCCTGCAAAGGAGTTAAATGACCGCTTCAAAGCTAAGCtaaag GCTCCGATCCCATTTGAGCTGTTTGTGGTCATAATTGCTACTCTTGCATCTCACTTTGGCCACTTCAACAGTGAATATGGTTCAGGAGTGGCTGGCAGCATCCCCACAGGCTTCCTGCCTCCTCAGCTGCCGTCATGGATACTGATCCCCAACGTGGCCGTCGACGCCTTCTCCATCGCCATCGTAGGATTTGCCATCACCGTATCACTCTCGGAGATGTTCGCCAAGAAGCACGGCTACACAGTGGATGCCAACCAGGAGATGTACGCCATCGGCTTCTGCAATATTCTCCCATCGTtcttctgctgcttctccaccagCGCCGCTCTGACGAAGACTCTTGTCAAGGAGTCAACAGGGTGTCAGACCCAGATATCGGGGTTGGTCAGTGCTCTTGTTCTGCTGCTGGTGCTTCTGGTTATTGCTCCACTCTTCTATTCCCTACAGAA GTGTGTTTTGGCGGTAATCATTGTGGTGAACCTCCGCGGTGCTCTAAGGAAGTTCATGGATGTTCCTCGCATGTGGCGGTCCAACCAAATTGATGCCTCCATCTGGCTGGTAACCATGGCTACATCTGCACTGGTCAACACAGAGCTCGGTATTGTTGTTGGGGTTATAGTGTCAGCCTTTTGTGTCGTGGGTCGAACTCAGAAAGCCCAGGTCCTGGAGCTGGGCCGGCCTCAGGTCAGGGATCACTATGAGCACTTATTATCCTACCGTGGCCTTCAGACACACCCCGGAGTTGCTGTTTTCAGATACGAGGCACCCATCTATTACGCTAACCAGAGTTTATTCAAGAAATCACTTTACAAAAGTGTTGGTTTTAACCCTGTGAGGGAGAAAATCCAACATCTAAAGTTCAAAAAGAGCAAACAGCAGGAAATCCAAGATACACCAAAGGTAAAATCAGGAGAAAAGCCCCACAAGGAGAATGATGCAGCTGTGACTTTGACATTTGATGAGAAACCTTCCAGAAACCTGCGTAGTTTAGTAATCGACTGCAGCGCTGTCTTGTTCCTGGACACCGCTGGAGTGAATGCCTTGAAGGAGATCCGGAAAGATTACAAAGAATTTGAGGTTGAAATTGTCTTGGCCCAATGTAATACCTCAGTACTAGACTCTCTGGAAAGAGGGGGATACTACAACAGCAAGAAAGATGGTGAAGTAGGAAAAAACAACATGATTTTTTTCACCATCTTGGATGCCGTCCACTGGGTTCAAAGCCTTTATGTTCCAAATGGAGTTTGTGATGCCAAATCTTAA